The genomic interval cttatgattgaaaggcaccggcgttaaccattgagctaacactcctttttATTGGATCGGATCGGATTTTATCGGATCATGGTATCCCTTTAAACATTGGACGTCACGATGTCAAAGACAACCGAGCCTAAAGGTTAACAGATCACCACGGTTAACCGCTCATGAGCCACCTGAAAGATTCTTCGATAACATGAAATGATACAAGCGATAAAAGATTTAATTTAGTAATTTAAAGCCTTTCGGTTTTATTTGCTTGACATTACCTTCTCTCATTGCTTCcttcattttcaatttcaaacaatGTCCCTTTTACTATCCAGGATATATGCTTGTGGTTAGGTAAGAACATTGTCTTAACGTGTTCGCTTTGATACGGGTAGCTCCTGTAGGAtgctccccaccccctcccctcccccacacttCTTGTCTTTCACCTCCCTTCTAGTAAATCACACATCATTGTAACATCTTGACACCCTTTGATCGGAATGGCATATAGAAtgggacccccccaccccccccatcagagttttaaaaaaatgtttgatgaaaacaaatcgatagtaggcctactaattaattttaataaataattgtcAACACAATGAAGAATATATAATACTGAAGAAGGAGGGAACCGGGACCTCTATAGAATCCTTCAAACAAAAGATATATTTCGTTTcgtaaaacaaaagttttttaAAATCTACTTATTCATGCTCTCTAGCACATTcgttgtgatatatatatatatatatatatatatatatatatatatatatacatatatatatatatatatatatatatatatatatatatatatatatatatatatatatatatatatatatatatatatgtatatatatatatatatatgaaaatcattATCGAAATTTAAACAGACTTGAATAAAGCCAATAACTAATCGAAAGAATAAATGAATATCAATCAAAAAAGGAAGGTGAAGCCGAACTCAAAATAAATTCAACTAAGAAATCCCTTGGTAATATGACAAGTATTATTTTAATCAATTATCGAACAACTTGGACTGCATTTCactttattatgaatatttGGAGATCgtatttaatttcatttcatttgaagCGGTCTTCGTTTTACTTTCATGTTCAAAATGAGGATTTATCAAATACCTAATAATAGACCTCTACCTCAAGTTCTGCAAACATGTACTTCTATATCGTGATTAGCATTCGCTATAACAAAGACTTAAATAATACAAAAGATCTCCTAAATATTGTCTTTAACACCATGTCTATAGTCCAAGCTAGCGTTCCTGTATTCTGAGCATCGATTCTGAGGGGTGGGAtggatggggggtggggtgagctCTGATGACTCGTTGCTTGGTCCTCATGGAAGATCCTGGGTCGTGGGCTTTTGCGGACCACAGCTCTATGATATAATATGATACTAGACATGTTTTACACGAAATAAGGTTTCGAAGAAAAGGCAAACATTGTTTATTTGTACCATGTAGTGGCTCTGTTTTAATTGCTTCTTGGTTCAGCTGATTATCATGTATTGCCTACCCGTGTAAAGCTTTATGAAAATTCTCCCTGTACCTACATATACCTATCAGAATAAAATTATGTAAGAAGAGAATGAATGCGTAGGAAGTCTCAATTCTAGATTGTAACTTTTTACTCCTATATACAAAGGGATGGCACAAGGGTTAGGCACAGTATAAATCTTGAGATGTTGATTTTAGACCATTAAGAACAATAAACTATAAGTCCAGGATAAAGGGCATCAACCACCACTTTTGCTATGGTTGAGGGGGAGGGGCTTAGATGTTATATCGCCCTGGAACAGGGGTATTAGAGGGGGTAAAATGATGGGTACCTTGGAATTTCAGGCGTATTGCGTAATCAATGGCGGCTTACTTTGCATTGTGGTGAGGCTttaggagccaattttcaaagcgagTGTATTCAGTCAAACAGGAAGCTGTTAACTTAAAACTCGAATATTAGAGAGTTTTTAGGTTActgaataatttaaaattgtctATGATCCCTGtctttgttattcctttatGATATCATTTAATCAACAGAGGCTCATTAATCAAAGCGGCTGGACTATCTAGTTTAGCATACACCGCATTAAGCCACCTTCTCATTAGCATCACAACTCAATGATAGGAAAACATAGGAACTCGGCAGCCtctaatgacatgtttacaattcatTGCAATTTGTACAGGGAAAAAATGCTGTTGGAATTCATCTTTTCAGAAGTCGGTTGCTTATATGAagatcaaaataatattttgacagcgttattaaaacttaaagttaaaatagaaagaaaagggATTGATGAGCATAACCAATTATGCCTGGACTAAGGTGCAAATATCATCCTCAAGTTTATGTTAACGGATCAATTCGGTAAATGCCACAAAAGGTTATAAGTAGATTACAGACAGTAAAAATGTTGTAACTTGCATCTACAAACTGACGATTAAACTAATTAAGAGTCGGTTATACGGATTGTAAGCATTTTGTTTACatctttgtttcatttcattgttaCATTTAAAGCAAagtgtatttttacattttctcaTCTGGTTTGATGACATTATCTGTTACCCATCTCTTCCGGCAATTTAAGTCTATTATATATGGACTTCATTCTTCATGTCTTCCCAGTCGCTAATCTTTTCTACCAGCTCCCATACGAAGGATAGGTCAATCTATCGAGAGAGGGGAAAAGAGTGAGAACTGATAGATTGACACAAAAAATCAGAAAACTCGAAAGACTAAAGCACCTTCATTAGGCTACCTGAGGGAATTTTTATATTCCTTACAAATCTCCTGTATCTCATGACTAGCTATACTTATTAAGAACAGTCACACATGAAaaaaacctgggcacgaaaaaccaaacaaccgaacgactgacccgctctcaaccccagtccccttgcatcgaggctatgactgtgtgatcatcgtcaggtgtgaatcacgattcccctcgaaggggaacagatactacacatgatcttagcaaaaaggccgagaagcgatctcCTGATTAGCTATAGTTATAACATGTATTGTGACTATTATTTACGTTAACACCTGCAGCATCTCATGACTAGCTACAATTGCCCGTTGTATCGATATTTCTGACATAGCTACGTATACAACCCCTGACttagtacatacatatatgtgctCACCTGCACAAGTATAACGAAATTCTTCACATAACCACCTGCATCACGTACAGTAACTATAGCAACACCTGGTCACCACTTTTTGTATCTGTAATTCCTCACAGGCACATCCATCCAATGACTAAAGCTTAACTTACCGTTCGCATACATTTCTGTATTCCACTAATACATGCTTATACATACGTCTTCCAACTAGCTGCAGATATCACTATAATGTAGGTACCAAAACCATGTCTCACTTAGCTTACCTACACCCCCTGACTAGATGCCTTATCATATATGTGAGGCTCAATATATCCTACGTGGGATTAAAGTGGCTTAAAGCTTCTTACACTGAAATATCCACTAAACGGTGAATCCATGTCTGCGATGATGAAACATAACACAGTTATGGAGAGGACTGTAATCACGCACATGACAAGCTCAACCTGTACAGAGCCagcctgaaaaaaaaatgaactattgatatttacaaaaatacaaaaataccaCATCAATTTTATGAAGTTTCTTGTTGTTACAAAGTCTCtattgacatattttgcccccACCCAAGCAGAAATACCCACCCTCCCACTTCCGTTCTCCTTCAGttacccttcccttcccctacTCATTCCTCCTCGTATATGCTTATAGCCAACTATACCGGTACCAAACTCGTTGCAACGCTGGAGAATCAAAAAGAAATAAGAGATTTGCTGCGCACAATCAGCACAGTTTATAGCCACCAGCACTCCCCGCATTGGAACTGACTATActtataagaaaaaaagaaagcgaACGTGATTCCTCTATGATACATTACTTCTTAATTTAACTAATCATAGCCTTAAGTTGCAACCTTCGCTTCGCCATTCCCACGGTGACACAGTACTACATTACATAGAAGGCAGTGTATAGTCTCATTGCAGCCGTTCTAAATACTTACATCGATCAACATAATGCCAAAGAACGAAAAGAATCCAAGTAACTCCAAGAAACCCCACTGAAGAGCATGTATTCGGCTTGATAAGTACATTTTACGTGTGCTCGCCAGTGAAACTAACGTCTGGATGTTGGAGACTATTTTATCCTGAAAACAAGATGATCAAACGTATAATTTCATGCATGTCTCTTTATATAATGTAAGTATTTGGAATAATGAACCTGACCATGGAGTCAGCGTTTCTTGAAATCCTATTTTGCGCACAATTAAAAACTGAAGTACATGTatgcaggcgcggcggaacggaaaaattattgggggggggggctaatgtgtggagactatctaagcggagcgccaccatcggttggcgcggagcgtacaagaaaattttgggttttttcaaacccccagatggccggaaacggcacttcccgagtgttttatgctgcgaatacctagccctagaatatgggtctcaagcctgcaatttctcagattgcacgtaaaagtctgtaaaaacattgtaatttgtatattcgatggtgttttaagagagtagctattactcgcagtgtactcgcaaagacgtttttgagtgtagtaagggcagtggcggagctaggggtattggtcggggggggggcaagaatagtctgtaggggcgctttcgacactatctaagcggagcgccaccacaggttggcgcggagcggtcagaaaatttttgagtaaagacactccctagattgcaggaaatcaccctttccgggccttactaatttgcagattaacggagaataaataggtgtcgtcgccattttgtcggaaaattacaccaacagaatatgacaaatgtcaataggtatatgagagcgcaataaaatagtcaataatcgcgaataagtaaaaagtagtgaaaagctgaaaagggcgccagcagtccatttgagtccgtcaggggggggggggtgggcatccgcccctgactgtatatatggacgctccgccactaagtaagggaatgttggagaactggctgaaatgaggcaagtcattggcctaagacgaagttgtgttacgcttaccggtactcacactaacttCTTCCACTTTTCACAGGGCGTGAAGACgtggttggggtgacaatgtggtctatagccaggagacgggccgagggtcccccagcaattactaaaattattacacctatatagtatacgtgtgcatcggagagatcgacaagtatgcattgaaaaatgggcagatgcacgtttcggagccttggtaaatattggggggcttatcatgcatttgccccctcaactttttcattggggggctgagcccccccaagcccccccccccccggttccgccgccactgcatGTCGTTCTGTATGTAAAGTGCATGGATAACCGTTTATAAAACAGTTAATTTCGTTCTTTggcatttttcttttatttgaattactacttttattttctttgcatggtattgtcttcacagtcctattattatataaacattgtgagaaaatggaaaaataaatgaaaaagtttaatgaaaaagtttattTCTGTCGTGGGTAACTAGCACATAAATTTCTGGACGGACAAAGGTTTGGTTAGCAAATCGACGAGGGCGGGTTGGGGCAGGAGAGGATGAGCAAATTCTCTCTTCTTGAGCTTGCTGTAAGCCTTTGATGCTGGACTTGGTTCGAGTTATGATTCATGCCAATATATGGAAATATTCGTGATATATATCACTATGTACATTATGTTAAAATATATCTTACTCGACGATACTGAATGTCAAAAGTTCACATTGACAGAATCAGATAACAGTCTTGTTTTGCTTGGTTTTTCATGTGATTGTATTTTCTCACTAGCACCAATTCCTTAATTAATCCGGTTTATCAAGTAATTGAAGTTGTGTCACAATAATTGTCATGGCAGTATAGATAGAAATCAAAGTCATATAACCGTGGGGCCAATTACGAGTTAATTTGATTTCCTTCATTTCTACGACCGGCTTCGCTAACGTTATCGTCACTTTCCCATGCAATCTTCAAAATTTGTGAGATTGTTACAAATCGAAGCCACTAAAATTAGATGTAaagaaagtaatatatatatgtatatatatatatatatatatatatatatatatatatatatatatatatatatatatatatatatatatatatatatatatatatatatatatatatatatattcgttagTTCAAGCAAAACaagtaaatgaaaagaaaaagggggAAGAGATTTCGCCATCGGTGGTTGACCTTTTTACGCCTAACCTACTTGTCCCAAAACTTCACTTCGAAAATAATTGCGTCCTCTCTACATCGATAAAGCCTCTTGAACACACATCATCTCCAAACGCCTGGAGTTAAAATCTAACATAAAACTGAAATATGCGCATGCTCTATGCAGTATTACATCTATCGTATATAAGGCCTCCGTCGCTATTAACTTGATAGACTCAAATAGTCAGTCGTTTCATTCGCTTAGGGCTTAATCTGTACTTAACAATTGAGAAATTTGTCAAGTTGTCTCTATATTTGGCTAAAGGGAAACTCGCTCAAATGCAGgtcacttttttttcaatttctagACCTGGTGGAATCCTGTTCTTGCGCTAATGCGTTAACAGTGTCGCCCCTCTAAGAGCGAATATCCCACAGGGAGCTTAGCTCACGTAAGGAACTGTAGAGGCTACAAGATGTGGCCTGGCTATGTCGTGATGTGTATATACGTAATCGATGtcatttctgtttcatttttcttttcgtaATGAGGTGGAATTACTTTTACGCTCGTCCGTATTAATCCTTAAAGTAGAATGTCGTTCTATCTAAAGAAGTTATTTGAGGGCTTTAATGCAATAAAAACTTTCAATCATTAAGAAAGGAAATAATGTAGGCTAGGACTTTATGGCAGTAGGAATAAAAATACATCGGCATCACACGAAAGTTTATGGAAATATTGGGTACTGAAAAAAAGGTATAAAAGTGTGAAACATACTCGAATGAAACGAAAACACTATCACAAATGACTccattttttgtacaattgtgATAAGCTTTTCTCATGTTATAGAAACTCCAAAGCTTAGAGAGAGTTTTACGTTTCGTTCCGATAATTGTATGTTTTTCTTATGGGAGGACAGCTACGAGCAAGCGGGGGCTGTTACGAGATTTAAAACGGCACCGTTGGCCCGTCGTCGGGCAGAAGGAGCTCCATAGGTTTCCCAGAATACTATAATAATAACCCAACATAACATGCTGCACGAGCAACCTTTCACCTCAACACAAATTACTGCTCTACCTTTTCCGAAACATAAAATATCCCTAAACTATGTTTTAACATCACTTCTCTTCGTCAACATAATATCTTACCGTTAGCACCAATTCCGTCTCCCTTAGACACTTTGCTTTTTCGTTCAGGATTCTTATAATCTGTGAATCAATTAACATGAAATCGATTCGCTGAATAAATTAAGTTGTTAATATAAAATGAGtgatttttaaatgaaatgacGGCAAATTGCTATGACGTAATTAGGTAGTTTTCTATCTTCGAATCCAATGCGTTCATGTTCAAAGATCAAACTTTCTGGATACGACGAGGCAGGCTAACCAAAACGAGAACGTTGATGTAAACTTACTTTAACTTACTCGTTTCCTTAGTTACGGAGTATGACGTAATAATGTCAATTGTGACACTGAACTGTTAGCTTACTTCGTTAGCCCAGATACCTAAACTATCATGTCAAATTGTAGAATTGTATGATCAAATTATTTCTTTATGGTTCGAAACAGACAAAAAGTTGTGCTAAGCTACTAACAAAAACCTCTCGGTCAAAGTAAAGAAGTTAAATGGCCAGAAATTTTGTTTAGAGGCACTGCCTGACAATCATTCTTTGTATTACCTCTTAAAAAATTTTAACGATTGTAAACTATCATGAATGGATATATAGAATATGTTCTTCAATTTAAAAGTGAACTAATAAATGTGACATTATCTTTTTTCTTAATCCGACAATCTTTGACATTTTGATGTGCGAGTTACTAACGTTTTGTAAGCACATGTATTTACCTGCCAAATTTGTTCATATCTATAATCCGTGGAGACTTCTAACGTCCCTGGGCTCAAAGATTCTTGAATCTCTTTTAAAATACAGATTGCTATCTTCTTTAGTATCGACAAAATCTGCTCATtcaagaagaagatgaagaagaaacaagaagaagaagaattagaGAAACTGCTGTAATAATGTAGCGTTATTTCTCAAAGTTTTTGCAAATCATAAACGCATTAACACGGGAGTGTTGGAATTGCAGCTTGAGATTTCGAGGATTTTTGATGCTATTTCATTACAAAACGAGGTTAAAAAGGATGTCTAATCCGAAGGTTTATGTCGTTTCTTTGTAGCTAAGTAAGAAAGTTTATACCACGAACACGTCTTTGTTGaaaaaatgttgaagaattttcttCTGTATTGGTGTAACCTGATACATGTTATATAATTATGTACTATGCATTATAGGTTTGGTAAAGTTTTGTCTGCCAATGAGGGTAGGGGGTCGGGTTGAGCACCCCTCCCTCGGAATTTTGTTCTGTAATATACGGCGTTGCCCCCCTAATTATAGTTACTTATATAAGTTATGTGGTGAACACTATCTTTAAGTCgaggcaagggcgtaggaaccgggggggctgggggtgcgccagccccccagtgaaaaatatggaggggcgaaagtatcattccgcccctcccccccccccccgcttcgcaagtcagaaaacccctttttcatttccaaatgagaaaaaaatctcatttggaaaaccaaattgcatctaaggccaggtgaaaatgcaaaattatatacaaaatggagtgggtgggttaaaatgtgctatattgcaccaaattgcatctgaggccacctggaaatgcaaaaaaattccaaaggggagggggacaccccctccccttagactcctcccccaggccggccatcagtcttcagccccccccccccccactcaaaagtaccttcctacgctacTCAGTCGAGGGACGTACGTTATACCTATATTCTTGTccataagaaaagaaaactgtaaCTCCCTTTAAATTCAGTTCTACAGCGtgaaataaataagaataattTTCTGGGTGGGCAGCCTTAATGCTTTGACCGCCAAATcgttattttcatatttactgGGTGTGTACATTTGGATTTTATGAGTTTTTATGAGTTTACATACAACTAAATGATAGTTATTTCGACACCGTTCAAGAGAAACACTGCTAATGATATTTTATAGGGaaacaaatacaattttttggacaaaaaaatTTACTGGATGAACAAACAATTTCTCCCACAGATAGTTTGTTATTTACTTCGCTACTTCTACATCAACTTAATGGGTATATCAACTTTCTTGTATCATGTTTTATGTCAAAGAGATATCTTACATTTGTTTCAATTTGGCGGTAGTTTTTATGAATGTGCCTATAAAGACACACAAGTATAATGTGTAAAAACCAGGACAAGAGTTTCAAAGGTGTGTTTGTTAATACAATTACTTTGTGCAATGAGAAGATAAGTCTATCAAATACACGCACATATACCTTTTGGCATCTAACAACACCCTTCCAAGAGTCACTAAACCTTgattgtttttactttacaattTTACCTCAATTTTTTGTTCGGTAGAAAGCGTCTGAAATGTCTGTGACATTTCTAGTATTTGATGCAAAATGCCTACTTCACTTGAAACAGTGCTCAAAATGCTCTGTTGCTTCTCCAAAACCGACTGGAACGTGAAACCGAAATTCACGCTGTAAGAGACAGAATGTATAAGTGAATTACGACGCCATGATGATTGTCACGTGACAATAATTCATGATGAAATGGAGCGAACCTGAagataatttttcttttttctttttcagagACTGCGTCGATTATTAGTTAAATAGAAAATATGTTCTGATGCAATATTTTCCAATGCTAGGTGGTGGACTGAACGTCGAGATtagcaaaaataaaaagaacagTTATAGGTGGCAGTATacataaatgaagaataattaGGCGATCAAGATTGTATAGCAGATCTATCCATAATTACACTCTGTGGTCCTATATCAAAGGGGAATAAATATTTTAAGTATGAACCTGCAGCAACTTACGCATAGACCAGCCCAGCAGGACCTAGAAAACAAGCTGTGAAGAAAACAGgtagaaaataacaaaatataaataatataacattATTGCCATAATAACCATGCCATACTTTTTAtaaattctttctctttttacAGTTTCACTTCTCTTTCTAAACTTCTGTTTCTACAGTATTACAATTACCACCACCCgcaatccacccccccccctccaagacCGGTCACCCTCTCGGTTCTAAAACGACAAAAATTATCTAGTACTTAACCTCGACAGTCGGCCACAACACTATGTTTAGCGACAATATCTATATGAAAAAAATGCTAGGCTGCTTTGAAATATTTCGGGGAACTAGGATTCGATTTTTTCATTTACTTCTGCTCAGACGTAAAGTTATAGCTACTAATGAGATCAATTTAGTTGTAAATTACACTTGCCTGAAATTTCAAACTCATTTGtaaaatttttaatttctaGAATTGCTTCAAAGTCTACcaaatgaaacaagaaatgCATTTCAATGGATCGTCTTTCATTAATAACCATTTTTTTCGATATTAAAATGAGATCCCCGAGGAAGGTAAAGCCATGATTAACAATGCCTTGGGAAAAAGGTGTCCAAACAAAAATTGATTAGCTAATGTACAGTCACGTTCTATTTCATGTAATGCAAGGCAATGTTCAAATGTTTTTGAACATTTCCAATTATTATTTACatcttattaatatatatatatatatatatatatatatatatatatatatatatatatatatggcgtcTCTTGGCGACGAATGTTTTAAAGTAATACGAAAGCAATAATCACTCTCATGTAATTCTCCATGTTAAACATATTTCTTATTGTGATCGTTTTTcagaaaatttaagaaatactCTTAGTATATTTTTATACACATTATTTCAAAGTTGACGTAAGTAAACGGTTTCGCTTCCCCTCCCATTCTTCGTTCTCCATCCCATTCTTCCtcttctccttcccctcctttaCAATCCTTCCCCGTTCCCATCCCTTCATTCCCTTCTCTTCCCCCACCCATGCATGCCATTTCCCTTCCCCTCATCCCTTCCATCACCCTTTCCCTCACCCCCTTTCCCTCACCTCCCGAAGAGAGATTTGAGATTCACAAGATATTTGAATTGGCAATAATTTCCCCAAGTTTTGCTTTAATTTCGCGGATGAGATTTCACATCAGTCATCATAGCGGAAGCATGGCACCTTGTACCTCATTCAGAAACCACATTAAAAACTCCGCTCTTCGTCTGCAAACAAATTTTTCACGAGATGCAAAATCGATATATATCAGCAAGACAATTGTCTCGTTAGAGATCAACCGGCGGTATTAAACACTTTGAGGTATCTGTTTGATAATATCTTGAAAGCATATATAGCAAAACTTGCAAATGAAATATAACTCAGGGGCGAATCTTGACACATAATAAGCGTTGACGCTAACAAATGTagacatcaaacaaaaataacGCAATTAGATATACAGTATAAAACATGTAGTAAGGGGACACTTTAATTATGATATGCTACCATAGTAGACTCGTGTAAGTGATCGCGGAAAACGTACACTGTCATAAAACGGGGCTGAAAGGTAAACTCTGAGCAATGAAGAGAGGCCACCGGCCGTGTGTATACTCTTTAGGTAAATGTTAAGTTTACGGTTTGTGTAATCCACACTTTATATATGAAGTTTTATGTCCCTATTGCTTACTGCAGAGAAAACCAGTACTAAGCAGGAGCGGCGCCTTTTCGGATACGACATTGGCTATTCACCGATGATGTGATACGCGAAAGCACTTTCCATATATTGGCAGTGATTGGCTAGAATTTGCATAAGTAATAGACAGACGACATCTTATTAGAACTAATTTACCGCTCAgttttgacatatatattaatCAATCTATAGATATCAGCTCTTTGATTGGATTAGCAACACCACTTTTTAATTACTTAAAAACAATTagttgttgggtttttttttggcagtacAGAATGATGCGTAGGAAATTAAGCGCGTAATTACCTACATTGCATCAATATAGATGCTATAGAAGGATCTCTTTATATATGGGAGTCCTAAGTGATACAACATACGTCATAGAGTAAAAGAGGAAAAGGGAAAGTGGTTATGGAGTGGATGATCAAAAtagaatttgtttttattaaaatcctggatccaccatgtatacatacaatgtAGCCTACTACCTCCATCGTTACAGTATCTGACAGTCGCCGACATTATGTGAAGTCCTGTCAAGTTAAcatcaacaaatatatataattacatattttgAAGCTTTGTTTTCTGACGCTTCGATTAATTTGTTACATATAGTTTCGTAGGCTACTGTATATTTCACTGGCATGTTTCCCCCTGACCACCGAAGGTGTTCTTCAAACCTTGATCCTTAACCGCAACCATCGGCACCTGTAACCGTTGTAAACCAAGTTTCAGTGTTTTTATAAACTTACTtccatgtcatgcttcaaagcacttgaactgacagtatgagcagtatggatATCCGGatgaaggttaggaactgttcaaactgtcagtacgagtgcttgcTAGCATGGTATGAGCGGCTAGTATAGAGTGGCATTAGCATTGGAATCAGATAAAGTTTAGGAACTGTATACTGCCAGTACGAGCATGGTATGAGCGGCTAGTATAGAGTGGCATTAGCATtggaaaattgtcccaacttgCTGCAGTTGTCATTAACTATACTCTTACGTCTTAAGTAGATTTAGCATAACATAAAATCCTTACCAATTGCGTCGTTGATATTTCGAGATGCTCCGCCCCAAAAGAAGAGAACAATAGGGTCGTGCATTAATAGAACAATAGGACTAATGGCTACGGAAACAATCGCCGGACTTATTATCCTCAACAGAGATGCTGGGTGATTATATGCTTTTTCGAGTTTCTCCATCACCGTGACGTCATCGTTCGTTATACCTGAAAGAAAAAACCAATGCATTCCATTACCATCGATACCCATTGGCGTGTTGAAGGTCATATTAAAAGGGCTCtgggtaaaaacaaaatttagagGATAAGTCTTCAAATGTTACCTTGTGATACAAAATCGGGTCGGAAAAATTCAACAAAAGGCGAATTGGCAGGATTTTATTTAGAGCTATTTTCTCCTGTTGATTTGGATATTAAATTTAATGCAGTTTGAATGACTTAGCTTGAATAGTACAGTTTCATttccaaaactttaaaaaaaactttaaaaagttaaaaagaaaaCGGTATATTTTGTGCTATTTTTGTATGATAAGtactgaaatgaaatgattatatTTTGGGGGGAAAATTGGAAGGAATTATTAACTACTGGTTAATGAACTTTCATTGACATA from Apostichopus japonicus isolate 1M-3 chromosome 19, ASM3797524v1, whole genome shotgun sequence carries:
- the LOC139960337 gene encoding uncharacterized protein, with product MATPEPTTDPEGKPDPEYTGEPYAEPEVVPTGDPEVEPEMVATAEPEVVPEAVPELVASVPVVLSPVGVILLFILAIIITYFVSKFRRRKMQQERRDNCNLEASVQLSTFLDIGESQESKEQHQEQMNNSPLRITNDDVTVMEKLEKAYNHPASLLRIISPAIVSVAISPIVLLMHDPIVLFFWGGASRNINDAIACFLGPAGLVYAVNFGFTFQSVLEKQQSILSTVSSEVGILHQILEMSQTFQTLSTEQKIEILSILKKIAICILKEIQESLSPGTLEVSTDYRYEQIWQIIRILNEKAKCLRETELVLTDKIVSNIQTLVSLASTRKMYLSSRIHALQWGFLELLGFFSFFGIMLIDAGSVQVELVMCVITVLSITVLCFIIADMDSPFSGYFSIDLSFVWELVEKISDWEDMKNEVHI